In one Culex quinquefasciatus strain JHB chromosome 2, VPISU_Cqui_1.0_pri_paternal, whole genome shotgun sequence genomic region, the following are encoded:
- the LOC6052143 gene encoding serine protease snake — MISTFFCSLFLLGYFLVVQGERIAEQKCSEYQKLSMKQVVFIPLTVKPKPVSFAGSDCSKTVDLIVGGEAAKPGEFPHQALLGYPDADAPEGYRFKCGGSLISERFVLTAAHCFVDGYPTIVRLAEHNLRNEWDDQEDFDVQSFKKHPYYSHRSAYHDIALIELKTEVRFSKLIRPACLWTSSTIDVPSVIATGFGLNETVGEMADVLQKVQLDFLDHAVCEKAFTSERKFSRGVLDSQLCIGSTRGGKDTCQGDSGGPVQVIIDPKGCTYHILGVTSTSLGGCGLGNSAAIYTKVFSYIDWIEDVVWGVKPDDGAIRFLDDD; from the exons ATGATTTCGACTTTTTTCTGTAGTTTGTTCCTGCTGGGGTACTTCCTCGTAGTTCAAG GGGAACGAATCGCCGAACAAA AATGTTCCGAGTACCAAAAGCTGAGCATGAAACAGGTCGTGTTCATTCCACTGACGGTCAAGCCCAAACCGGTGTCGTTTGCGGGATCTGACTGCTCCAAAACGGTGGACCTGATCGTTGGTGGCGAAGCAGCTAAGCCCGGCGAGTTCCCACACCAAGCACTGTTGGGATATCCGGACGCGGATGCCCCTGAGGGTTACCGATTCAAATGTGGAGGATCACTGATCAGTGAGCGATTTGTTCTGACAGCAGCTCATTGCTTCGTGGATGGATATCCGACGATCGTGCGACTTGCCGAGCACAATTTGCGGAACGAGTGGGACGATCAGGAGGACTTTGATGTTCAATCGTTCAAAAAACATCCTTATTACAGTCATCGATCCGCCTACCACGATATCGCTCTTATTGAGCTAAAAACCGAGGTGAGGTTCTCCAAGCTGATCCGGCCAGCATGCTTGTGGACAAGCTCAACAATCGATGTTCCGTCGGTGATTGCTACCGGCTTTGGACTCAACGAGACAG TTGGTGAAATGGCGGACGTTCTTCAAAAGGTGCAACTTGATTTCCTAGATCATGCAGTCTGTGAGAAAGCATTTACCAGCGAAAGGAAGTTTTCCCGCGGTGTTTTGGACAGTCAGCTATGCATTGGAAGCACTCGCGGTGGCAAGGACACCTGCCAGGGGGACTCCGGAGGTCCGGTGCAGGTGATTATAGATCCCAAGGGATGCACATACCACATCCTCGGCGTGACATCGACCTCGCTTGGAGGGTGTGGCTTGGGGAACTCTGCTGCGATCTACACCAAGGTGTTTAGCTATATCGATTGGATCGAAGACGTTGTGTGGGGGGTGAAGCCCGATGACGGAGCAATTAGATTTTTGGATGATGACTAA
- the LOC119767869 gene encoding serine protease snake-like, whose product MGRFSNSCLVVTFCFLLVQGQRIAVKKCSEYQAVSAAEYFATGPKPVSLQNGCPKSENDRPVPGEFPHQVLLGWPKLDDPDQHDLQCAGALISDRYVLTAAHCLNREPPAIVRFGEHSIRSEDAGQVDVPVESTVVHPEYSASAVYNDIALIKLSEPVTFNRLVQPACLWTEHELNMTVITAGFGLYDILEGDVIDLSRKEPLDVLNTKLCEEQYANLAKFPRGIIDSQLCLGGNQRKADVCLTDSGSPVQVQTSPTTSCTYHVVGIVSTLVCDAVESPSVYTRVASYVDWIEAIVWG is encoded by the exons ATGGGACGATTCTCCAACAGCTGTCTTGTAGTGACATTCTGTTTCCTGCTGGTTCAGGGTCAACGGATTGCGGTCAAGA aatGCTCCGAATACCAAGCAGTCAGCGCAGCGGAATACTTTGCAACTGGACCGAAACCCGTTTCGTTGCAAAATGGCTGTCCAAAATCGGAAAACGACCGCCCCGTGCCGGGTGAATTCCCCCACCAGGTTCTTCTCGGCTGGCCCAAACTGGACGACCCGGACCAGCATGACCTGCAGTGTGCCGGAGCGCTGATCAGCGATCGTTACGTCCTTACGGCAGCGCACTGCCTTAACCGGGAGCCTCCGGCGATCGTGAGGTTTGGCGAGCACAGTATCCGGTCGGAGGACGCTGGTCAGGTGGACGTGCCCGTTGAATCCACCGTTGTACATCCCGAATACAGTGCCAGCGCCGTCTACAATGACATCGCGCTCATCAAGCTGAGTGAACCAGTCACTTTCAACCGTCTAGTTCAACCAGCCTGTTTGTGGACGGAGCATGAGCTGAACATGACCGTGATCACGGCCGGGTTTGGACTGTACGATATCCTAG AGGGTGACGTTATCGACCTGTCGCGAAAGGAGCCCCTGGACGTCCTTAACACTAAGCTGTGCGAAGAACAGTACGCCAACCTGGCCAAATTTCCCCGCGGTATCATCGACAGCCAGCTGTGCCTGGGAGGTAACCAGCGGAAGGCCGACGTTTGTCTGACTGATTCGGGATCTCCCGTGCAGGTGCAGACATCGCCGACGACTAGCTGCACCTACCACGTGGTTGGAATCGTTTCGACGCTGGTTTGCGATGCCGTTGAGTCACCGTCGGTTTACACCCGAGTTGCCAGCTACGTCGATTGGATCGAGGCGATTGTTTGGGGGTAA